Proteins encoded within one genomic window of Pieris rapae chromosome 1, ilPieRapa1.1, whole genome shotgun sequence:
- the LOC111003881 gene encoding FAST kinase domain-containing protein 2, mitochondrial-like — protein sequence MLVLWRSYTKSNTSKTLLSGKCNAILPNNEHLSRNKSNNDSNSPELINSTMLHEIGYNVTELPVVIRKLKDLTDLNGPEKELPKRNNGSVNYDLIQEEFKQCVDLRDVFSLITKCTKITPNIALGAIERIHDLERNTTAMTYNTNENYYRNVYFAKGAILDKLLKVIIITEDTQTILNILKTNSSLIVPHKNKFCEELLLRVTDNKLNIDELYEFASFLLMNTGDPYYIDMIDKLWVGFTANEANVNESNIHKIFTILHGLKVSKKAMITFLEHKLIDLWPKITPVCMVDIMDVIITEKYFSMQSHGVLAKWFFSNIHALHEDAFLDFITKFTLLNYTDDQIEAGVEKYMKLKGHKVKSYILIIGILNYLLKFQLRNEQILNICSDHYLKNLNNIPVSFYNSFIHPFGFLYFKPSNQRLWDITETILLESYKKVNIQDLCSIMLSYIYVKEYPTRLVSKVLHSEYLTKISSSHLLQKLYLIDTALSVECNEYDGPRLPKDQGLKPVLQDQRICSLLNRVRNLIFGIFGENRVSFAVFIPNLCSDANFIIDIMIHPIGLGSETFNWKHKIVKNENIAVLVHLPDHYCTKSEQLIGPQEMKKRHLNLLGFKVVSLKYTLLCQLSISNKHKELEKYMLDSIGQPCM from the coding sequence ATGTTAGTCTTGTGGAGATCGTATACTAAATCAAATACATCAAAAACATTACTATCAGGAAAATGCAACGCAATATTACCGAATAATGAACATCTTTCACgaaataaaagcaataatGATTCTAACAGTCCTGAGTTAATAAATAGCACTATGTTACATGAAATTGGTTATAATGTTACGGAGCTTCCAGTTGTTATCAggaaattaaaagatttgaCTGACTTGAATGGTCCCGAAAAAGAACTACCAAAACGTAACAATGGATCtgttaattatgatttaatacaAGAAGAATTTAAACAATGTGTGGATTTACGTGACGTTTTTTCTCTTATAACAAAGTGTACAAAAATAACTCCTAATATAGCACTTGGCGCTATAGAAAGAATTCACGACTTAGAAAGGAATACCACGGCAATgacatataatacaaatgaaaattactacagaaatgtttattttgctAAAGGTGCTATTTTAGATAAGTTATTGAAAGTGATAATCATAACTGAAGACACACAaacaatcttaaatattttgaaaacaaattcATCATTGATAGTAccacataaaaataagttttgtgaAGAATTGTTACTCAGAGTAACTGACAATAAGCTTAATATAGATGAGTTATATGAATTTGCATCCTTTTTGCTCATGAATACTGGTGAtccatattatattgatatgatAGATAAGCTATGGGTTGGATTTACTGCAAATGAGGCAAATGTTAATGAatcaaatattcataaaatatttaccataTTACATGGTTTAAAAGTGAGTAAAAAAGCTATGATAACTTTTTtagaacataaattaatagatttatGGCCTAAAATTACACCTGTTTGTATGGTAGATATTATGGATGTCattataacagaaaaatatttttccatgCAATCACATGGAGTATTGGCTAAAtggtttttttctaatatacatGCACTTCATGAAGATGCTTTCTtggattttattacaaaatttactttattgaattatacagATGATCAAATTGAAGCAGGAGtggaaaaatatatgaagttaAAAGGACATAAGGTAAAAtcatatatactaataattggtATACTTAATTACCTTCTAAAATTTCAACTGCGCAATGAGCAAATACTTAACATATGCAGTGATCattatcttaaaaatttaaacaatatacctGTGAGTTTTTACAATTCCTTTATTCATCCATTTggattcttatattttaagcCATCTAATCAAAGACTATGGGATATTACAGAAACAATCCTATTAGAATCCTATAAGAAGGTAAATATTCAAGATCTATGTTCAATAATGTTGtcctatatttatgttaaggAATATCCAACAAGATTGGTTTCAAAAGTCCTTCATTCAGAATACCTTACAAAGATCAGTAGCTCAcatttgttacaaaaattatacttgATTGACACAGCTCTATCAGTTGAATGTAATGAATATGATGGTCCCCGGTTGCCTAAAGACCAGGGGCTGAAACCAGTTTTGCAAGACCAAAGGATAtgtagtttattaaatagggtaagaaatttaatttttggtatCTTTGGAGAAAATAGAGTCTCATTTGCTGTCTTCATACCTAACCTATGCTCCGatgctaattttattattgatataatgaTTCATCCAATTGGTTTAGGTAGTGAAACTTTTAATTGGAAAcacaaaatagtaaaaaatgaaaatatagcTGTACTTGTACATTTGCCAGACCATTATTGTACTAAAAGTGAACAACTTATTGGACCTCAAGAGATGAAGAAAAGACATCTAAATTTGCTTGGTTTTAAAGTAGTTAGCCTTAAGTACACTTTACTTTGTCAGCTGTCTATATCAAACAAACACAAGGAGTTGGAAAAGTATATGTTAGATAGCATTGGTCAGCCTTGTATGTGA
- the LOC111003869 gene encoding trans-1,2-dihydrobenzene-1,2-diol dehydrogenase isoform X1 — MPEVTNMTRQLRWGVAGVGMISHDFLTAMASLPVDQHKVIAIAGKDLDRVHRLATLHKIPTAYEGYEAMAHDTSVEIVFVSVLNMQHYEISKLMLENGKHVLCEKPIGMTYKQTKALVDLARERKLFLLEGMWSRFFPAYDALDKHISAGGLGDIYHINIQFGVEITDIERNLMKDLGGGAVLDLGIYMLQFLQFVYKEPPTDIVCTGHLSKIGVDESISCVLKYSDGRTATIAAHTRATMTNRAEITGTKGSIAMDYFWCPTVLHISAANITEWTLPKGKYRFHFHNSAGLSYQIQECWDCINKDLLESPKMSLDESVLLAKLMDTMRAQVGVLNSVTC; from the exons atgccgGAAGTCACAAAT ATGACTCGACAACTTCGGTGGGGTGTAGCTGGTGTGGGGATGATCAGCCACGATTTTCTGACTGCTATGGCCTCACTCCCAGTTGATCAGCATAAAGTAATCGCTATCGCTGGCAAAGACCTAGATCGTGTTCATAGATTAGCTACGCTCCATAAAATTCCGACTGCTTACGAAGGTTACGAAGCGATGGCGCACGACACCTCAGTAG AAATCGTATTCGTCAGCGTACTTAATATGCAACATTATGAGATAAGTAAGTTAATGCTTGAGAATGGCAAGCACGTTTTGTGTGAGAAGCCAATAGGAATGACATATAAACAGACTAAGGCTCTCGTCGACTTGGCCCGGGAAAGAAAGCTATTTCTCCTTGAAGGGATGTGGTCCCGTTTCTTTCCTGCGTACGATGCTTTGGATAAACATATATCGGCTGGCGGTCTTGGggatatatatcatattaacaTACAATTCGGTGTGGAAATTACAGACATAGAGCGGAAttt AATGAAAGACTTAGGTGGCGGAGCGGTACTTGACCTAGGAATATATATGCTTCAATTCCTTCAATTCGTCTACAAGGAGCCTCCAACCGATATTGTTTGCACTGGGCATCTAAGCAAGATCGGTGTTGACGAATCGATTTCTTGCGTGCTAAAGTACAGCGACGGCAGGACTGCGACTATAGCGGCGCATACCAGAGCTACTATGACGAATAGAGCCGAAATAACTGGCACAAAAGGCAGTATTGCG aTGGATTATTTCTGGTGTCCAACCGTTTTGCATATATCGGCAGCTAATATTACAGAATGGACTCTACCAAAAGGAAAATACAGGTTTCACTTCCATAACAGTGCTGGTCTAAGCTACCAGATACAGGAGTGCTGGGACTGTATTAATAAAG ATTTACTTGAAAGTCCTAAAATGAGCTTAGACGAAAGTGTCCTTTTAGCTAAATTAATGGACACCATGCGGGCACAAGTTGGCGTGCTTAATTCAGTCACTTGCTGA
- the LOC111003869 gene encoding trans-1,2-dihydrobenzene-1,2-diol dehydrogenase isoform X2: MTRQLRWGVAGVGMISHDFLTAMASLPVDQHKVIAIAGKDLDRVHRLATLHKIPTAYEGYEAMAHDTSVEIVFVSVLNMQHYEISKLMLENGKHVLCEKPIGMTYKQTKALVDLARERKLFLLEGMWSRFFPAYDALDKHISAGGLGDIYHINIQFGVEITDIERNLMKDLGGGAVLDLGIYMLQFLQFVYKEPPTDIVCTGHLSKIGVDESISCVLKYSDGRTATIAAHTRATMTNRAEITGTKGSIAMDYFWCPTVLHISAANITEWTLPKGKYRFHFHNSAGLSYQIQECWDCINKDLLESPKMSLDESVLLAKLMDTMRAQVGVLNSVTC; the protein is encoded by the exons ATGACTCGACAACTTCGGTGGGGTGTAGCTGGTGTGGGGATGATCAGCCACGATTTTCTGACTGCTATGGCCTCACTCCCAGTTGATCAGCATAAAGTAATCGCTATCGCTGGCAAAGACCTAGATCGTGTTCATAGATTAGCTACGCTCCATAAAATTCCGACTGCTTACGAAGGTTACGAAGCGATGGCGCACGACACCTCAGTAG AAATCGTATTCGTCAGCGTACTTAATATGCAACATTATGAGATAAGTAAGTTAATGCTTGAGAATGGCAAGCACGTTTTGTGTGAGAAGCCAATAGGAATGACATATAAACAGACTAAGGCTCTCGTCGACTTGGCCCGGGAAAGAAAGCTATTTCTCCTTGAAGGGATGTGGTCCCGTTTCTTTCCTGCGTACGATGCTTTGGATAAACATATATCGGCTGGCGGTCTTGGggatatatatcatattaacaTACAATTCGGTGTGGAAATTACAGACATAGAGCGGAAttt AATGAAAGACTTAGGTGGCGGAGCGGTACTTGACCTAGGAATATATATGCTTCAATTCCTTCAATTCGTCTACAAGGAGCCTCCAACCGATATTGTTTGCACTGGGCATCTAAGCAAGATCGGTGTTGACGAATCGATTTCTTGCGTGCTAAAGTACAGCGACGGCAGGACTGCGACTATAGCGGCGCATACCAGAGCTACTATGACGAATAGAGCCGAAATAACTGGCACAAAAGGCAGTATTGCG aTGGATTATTTCTGGTGTCCAACCGTTTTGCATATATCGGCAGCTAATATTACAGAATGGACTCTACCAAAAGGAAAATACAGGTTTCACTTCCATAACAGTGCTGGTCTAAGCTACCAGATACAGGAGTGCTGGGACTGTATTAATAAAG ATTTACTTGAAAGTCCTAAAATGAGCTTAGACGAAAGTGTCCTTTTAGCTAAATTAATGGACACCATGCGGGCACAAGTTGGCGTGCTTAATTCAGTCACTTGCTGA